From the genome of Seriola aureovittata isolate HTS-2021-v1 ecotype China chromosome 18, ASM2101889v1, whole genome shotgun sequence:
AGTGTTGTAATTAAATGTTACCCCTCTAAAACCACAAGAGGTCACTAGTACttaatattcaatatttaatatcaGTTTTCCTGTTACAAaggttttaatgaaaaaaaaacctttgattTAGCAAATAATATGACAggcatattttttatttaaaaacaaagcagagagagacagagcatcCGGACTGATGCATATTTTAGATAATACAGTAAGAAGCTTGACTGCAGAATCCAATTAGTACTCCACCACTCAAGACACAGTAGTCGACATAGCCTATGTACATAAGTTTTCATTGCGTCATTATCACAGATTGTGGAGCACAGCCCCTCCTCCATGTATGTTCCCAAGGAACAGCTACCTTCCCTCCTCTTATAAACATGCTGGTTTCCATGCCAACCTGGAGCAGGATCCACAGTGCAAACACTCCAGCAGCCAGGAGAAAAGTGCCCGATGttaggaggtggtggtggtgtgggggtgtgggggtggggggtggggtggggggtggtgtgtgtgtgtgtggggggggggggggggggttgttagCAGGAAATATGAAAGGGTCAGATTGTGAATTGATAGAAAAGCCCAGTGGCATAAAGAATAGACAGAATTCGCACAGTAAAAACTTTATCAAACCAACGTGTCATGTTTTTGCAGAAACTGTCAAAAACAGTTAAGCAGTGTCTGCAATTTTGGATTTGGACTGGTATGATATGAGCTGCAATAActgcaaagaaaataattttgaatggcgtttttcttcttctttcttttcagaaCAGAATTCAAACAATTTTTACAATGTCAGTTTtactgagaagaaaaacatttaatcaatacCATGAatcaaaaaacactgaacatgtgtAAATTTTAGTTAAAGCTAAACCACTGTGGGGCAGAAGGTTGACATTCATTCACTACATGTACTTCAGCTATTATAAGGctattataatatgatatacTGTTGGTGACATCTGTTGTTTTATACCCAAAACTCTTTCACCAAGCAGCACAgaactgatgtttttctttgttatagtattattattaatcattataattatcattatcaattaattaattaagtattaaatatttaaattattctgtTAGTGAGAACTTTTTTAAACTATGAAAGGTTATTTCAAGTATAAAGGGCGTAAATGTCAAGGGAATTTAAATTAACAACTCGTTTAAAAGTAACATTTGTCGCTATTAATGTGCAACTAAGCTTGAAAATTTAGTTTTTGATGGTAGTATGACGGAGCACGCGCTCACCTGAAAACTGCCTCTAATGCGCGCGTGCAAACACATGATAGGCATCAGTAGGAGTAACTAACAAACctgtaactaaaaaaaaaaaaaaaaaaaaaaaactttaattatttACTGTTAAGGTGCACTCAGTTTGAAATGACGTCGTCCACATAACGCCGTGTCAAGGGCAAAAGGGTAATCACATCAGGGGAAGAAAAGAAGTTCCTGGAAACAGAGTAGTGAGGGGGACGCCGCGGTTCAAACTGAGAGATTCCTCTGAGGCTTGACTTCTCTGCTCAGTGAACACCCATCACAAACCCTGAGAGAAACGCGACAGTTGATCTCCTGGTGTTATCCAAATTGCATTCACAGCTCGGCGGAGTGAAGCTGCCTTTCTGCCCGACATGTCACTTTTGGAGAAGTGTTTGCGACTACAAAAATAGGTAAGTGAACGCGCCGTCGACAATAGCAGTGAGATGAAAAACTTGACTGCAAAGGTCATATATTTCGACTATAAGATAGTACTCTTGTAGGAACTTTCTgaacaacagtgaaaacatatttaatagTCCAAACTTATGATTTAAGAAGTCGccttcatgttttttcttatcATGTTTATTACAAAACATGTTAACTCAGTTatcataatgacattttaataaaatatatttatctattttcttTGTCTATTTATAGTCTTTATGTTGGCTCATattcatttgtatatttgtaagCCTGAAATAATCTTGTTTAAACACAATGCACAGTAAAGTTGTTTATGGTTGAGTGGTTCTCCAAATGTTTGAGGTTCAAAGTATAAACACTTGTGCATTATTGTTTTAATAGTATCTTTCCTGTTTTAATTCAGCCGTTCTTCATGTGTGGactgtatatgtttgtttgttagctgCATACTACCAGCTCCTGAGTAAATTTTATGAATTGCAACTACTTGAACCGACTTCCTCATGAGCACAGAACTTCCGAGGAATCGGTTTCAGCCATGAGTGGAAAAGGTTGTCAGCTCCTGGTGTCCCCATGCAATGTGTCCCCGTCACTGAGCATGATCAGAGGACACCAGCCCAAGTCCATCAGGATTCCCCTGTCCCCTCGCCAACGGTCCAATCTCAGTCCTTCCTTAGGAAtggagaaagtgaaaaaaggagCCATTCACTCCCTAGCCTCCGGGAAACAGAGCGGAAGCCATGTTGTTCTGCCAACCCTGAGCCTCCGCAGGCAGGTGTTGACCACTGGGAAACAGTTAAACATGCCGACTGCACCCCAACAACAGCAAGTGCCTGCTCATCATCCTCCAACCACAACAGTGACAAATACCATTCAGACAGGACTCAGCTCCTCTGACAACAGCttcaaaggtaaaaacaaaagtcatcaAAGGTGAAAAATATCTAATCAGCACAGGTGTGTGAGCAAAATCCAACTTTTACTTTTCAggacagtattttaatattgcaGTATTCAAGATGTAACATCaagctcaacacacacactgtctacATTTCATCACAGAAATCAGGACACATATACCAGAAAATCATAAGCCTGACAAGAGGGATGTTATTGTCAGAATTCTCATTCCCAATGTGCTGTTCACAACTCACTCTCTTCTTGCTACAGCTCTTGTTCTCTTATTTATTGATAATTAACCAAGCATGAAGCTTGTCCTTAAATTTTCTACTGAGGAAAAGTGGAAGGAGGTGGAAAGTTTATTAGTGATTAACAGAGCAGAAATTGTCTCTGGCCTGCTCAGGTTGGTGAGGGGAATTCCACAATCTATTGTAAACCTCTATTAAAGCACAAAAAtctgatgcatttattttaattcgAGTTTAATGCCTTATGCACATAGTTGTGTAATATTATGTTAACACTGTGTTACTCTGCTGCAAACTACATGCATTCTGTTTATTGAATTTTGGGCTTGTGTCCCGCAGGTTGCCCTGCATCTGGGCCCGCCATGGAAGTATTCGGCCAGCCCGCTGCTGCAAACCTGACGGTGATCAGTAGTCCCGTGACTATTGTCACAGGCCAACCATACCCTGTAGGGCCTGCAGCGCCTCATCCTCCATCACATTTACATAGTGTAACGATTCCCCACACTGATGCCAGGTGGGCAATATCAATAacagtgtgtgatgatgagctcACTAAAACCTTTAGAGTGTTACTAAAGTGGTTAACAACAATGTGTTTCAGGTCCTTACTGTCCCGAGAATCCCTGGCATCCACCACCCTCAGTCTGTTTGAAACACAGTCAATGTTTAGTGGAAGACATGACTGGCCATATGGCTACCGTGTGCTTCCTCCACTGGGACTACCTCAGTGCTCCACCCAGGCGAGCGAGGGAGGCGAGCAGCTCAGCATTTCATCAGGCACGGCCATGTCCGGCACGACGATATCAGGTGGCACAAGCACCTCTGCCTCCCTGCCTTCATACCTTTTTGCAGGTGATACTGGAAGCCCCAGACCATCTCGTGCTAAGAAGAGAGCTCTCTCCATGTCGCCTTTGTCAGATGTCATGGGTACTGATTTCAACTCCGTCATACGCACCTCGCCTACCTCACTTGTGGCTTACATCAATGGTTCGCGCAGCTCTCCAGCCTCCCACGCCACACTATCCCCTGTCCAGTCTGAGGGTTATGGTCACTTCCTGGGTGTGAGAGGCCGCTGTATCCCCCAGGTCCATCCCTACAGCATGCCAGGCTCTTCGAAGGCTATGGCCCCACAGACGGAGTGTGGCCGTATGCAGATGCTGGAAGAGGGAGGGGGTCTGGAGAGCCAGATGGCTAACATGGTTGTGGAACAGCAGTGCCTCCCAGAGGAAGGAGGGGCGCTGGAGAACACTTCAGAGAGCTGCAGTCAAACCACCAACAACCTGCTGCCACCTTTACAGTTAGAGCCGGCTCTGCTGACCACAGTCCATGAAGCTTCTGCTCCGCATGGGCCTCCACCGCCCTACCACTCCCACCAGCACTTTCACCTCTCCAGGCGTCACTGCAAAATAAAGCCCTCATATCAGGACCCTCTCACACAGGCCCCCATGGCTCCTCCAAGGCATGGGATGAGCTTTTTACCCCAGGTCCCAAtgctggaggaagaagaaggagagctGGAGGACTATGGTGCCCACTGCTGCAGGTGGTTGGACTGCAGTGCAGTCTATGACCAAAAGGAGGAGCTGGTAAGGCACATAGAAAAGCTACATGTGGACCAGCGGAAGGCTGAGGATTTCACATGCTACTGGGTGGGCTGCCCACGCAACTTCAAGCCCTTCAATGCCCGATACAAGCTTCTTATCCATATGAGGGTCCATTCAGGAGAGAAACCCAACAAGTGCACGGTACACCATGCAAATCACAGCTGTGTCTCTATTTATGCAatgttttatactttattttatttgcattataGAAAAATTATTCCATGCGCTTTCTCACCTCTTAACAATACACAGATAGCAAAGCTTCCACTCAATCAGATGAATATTGTTTTCACTCATTTGTCAGAAGGCTCAGTGAATGCAGTCAGAGCAGGAGGATGAAGAATGCCAGGGGCTTACTGAGTTCAGTTCGCTGTGTTATATTCAAAGTTACAGTATCTAGCTGAAAAGtgcagttaaagaaaaaaaaaaaaactttttaaggGTAAATGCCTTCATGCACTCTTTGTTTATGGCCAAGGTTTTAGATCAGAAATGTGGCCCCTCTCTCCTCTTAACTTTAGCCATGGGGTAATTAGCGGAGCTCTGTGATAATTGACATGGGAGTTAACTCAATTATGTAGTTATTAAATCAGCACAAAGGAGGCCTAGCACTTTAGATCTGGCATGGCACCATGGCTCTGTAGTAGCTGCTGGGCCTGTTAGGAGCAGGGGGTTTGCCAGGCCACCGTCTGAAGAACTTGGCCGTCGTTCTGGGAAGGTGATGCCCCATAGTCTGGCTCTCTACAGGTCTGCGTCTGTAGCCAAAGAGTTGGCATTTATCCATGGGCCTTATTATTGATGAACTGTTGGCTTTGTTTCTCCAAGATGCACAATCTAGTTCTTTCAGACGTGCTGCAACTTAATGATGGCTCTTTAGTTTGGGTCTTATTTCTGGATGTGATGTGAAAGATTTCACAATGTAGAGATTCCCATCTTAGTTTAGAATGTAGTAACAAAAGTCTACAGCCACGCTAATGGATCTGTGCCATGACGCgttactttgagctaaatgcttatgttagcatgctagcatacttacaatgacaatgctaacattcTGATGCATGGCAGGCGTAATATTAACATGTTCGTCCTCTTAATTTAGAGcattagcttgctaacatttgctaatcagcacaaaacacaaattagaccacaggCTAAAGAGACTGTCATTAGTTTCTcaagtatttggtcataaagcaAGGTATTGGACAGTAGTTTAACCTAATGGTTGCATTACATGAACAGTCAGGGGGATCACCACAGTGACttcaattcatcctgagggggcCAGCAAAActagctgttgagatatttcactaaaagcCAAAAGTGACAACCTGAATCATCATCTGGACAGTATGACCAGTGGACTGTACACCACTCTTTACTCCTTTTTAGTCCCACTGGGAAAATACTTGAGACTAAGATGAGTAATTGACAAACCACTTGCCAAACATGTTTCATGTCGCTGCTTTCAACAAGTCAATTATTAACGCCATGCATACCTGCAGTCGACCTTTTGTACCAAAATACTCACTTATTACTTGAAGCTCGCTCTCTTGCCATGGGGCTACAATTGTTAGATGGTTCTGCGTTCTGTGTAATCATTcaataatgaagaaaataatcatgGTCACAACCCACTCCCACAAACAGAATTGATACTAGACTTATTGTTCCTGAGTCTGAGAATAATGTCAAGAGTGCAGACGTTTTCTGTCTATACATCAACATGTTCTTAAACCTGAACAAAATTCTGTCCATATAGTGAAAGGTTGAAAACTTATGCTTTAATGAAGGAAATGCTGCATAGTAAAAGTACATTCATATTTAGAGAAAGCTGAGCCCATCTTTCAGACTATGCAACTATAAAACATGTAGAGCCCAGTTTTCCTTAGGAAATGATTGGCCGGTGAATAAACTGATGCATGATAAATGAGGTGCGAGCCAGCAACAGAACAATGAGGTAGCTCTTGTTACACAGTGAACATATAGGGCAGGCCCAGACTTGTACCTGTCATTTCACGACCTGTTTACTGATGATTGAACGGTTTGTTAACATATCCTTGACTCGCCAGTCTATTTGCGTCTGTCACTGTGATTTAAACATATGGGGTTTTAAAAGTATCACTTGAACGTAAAccccaaacaaaacagatttcCACAGTCGCTGTGAGTCAGCATGttcataatgttttgttttttttacgattttttctttctgtacttCTACCATTTTGGTAATCCCATTACTCAGGTGGTGGAGTTATGGCTTCTTCAGTTATTAGTATGTACATTGTGGCTGACATGTTTGCATGCCATTCCAACACAGAGATTTAATTTAAGTTGTACTGAAAAGTTGcgctttttatttttggttgtttatactgaattcaaaatatttaattaaaaaattaaatgagcATCAGTCATTAGCACCGCTGACCAAAATTTCTACTTTTTCATTATGCATTCATTATAGTGTGATCAATGCATTTTGTAGGGTGAATGAAACCTTAGTTCCCTCCTTATCCACTAGATTTCCCTATATGAGCAGCTTGTAATTCAACCCTTGCCAATGTCACAGAAGGCCTAATGAGATTTCAGGTTTGACAACATTTTAAGCGTCATCCTCACAATTGTTTTGGAGTGAACTAACGTGGTTTTGGCACCAGGATGCTTCAATACTGGaagtcatttttacattacagTCCCTGTATTCttcttttgaaaacaaatcATTCTATTCCACTGCaattattttgactttaaatAGACTGATgataaaaaagattttgaatCCTGGCCTAGAGATAAATGTTGTCTTGCTTTCTGGTAACACTGGAGCATTTCATCCTACATTTTAGTAGTAGCTCGAGAATGTTGCAAAACTATTATTTCCCACCCACCCCGGGGAATTTACAAATCAATAGGAACAGGGACAGAAAAGCTAAAAATACACTGTATAAGGAAACAGGTGTAACAAAAAGAGCAAAGAGGGTAGAAATATCACTGGTGAAACAGAAAAGAGTGGAGTCCAGACTGAATTGACCTCAGAGTAAGACTGGGCACTGGACAGACGCTGCTGGCACAGACTGCAGCTGTCATTGTTCAGCCAGGGCATGAGTACCTGCCAGGACCTGTCAGAAGCTGGCTGTAACACTGATCTACACTGAGGAGCCATGCTGCTTTCTTTTCAGCCCAGACGTCCCTTGCGACACACTAAAAAGCCCTGCCTGCTTTATGAGAGCtacatgagacagagagagagagagagacagagagagagagagagtgttacACAGTTACCTACCCCTGGCTAGTCCTGCAGTCTTGGCAGTATTTTAGCTTTATGCTGGTTCTCGCTTGTCCGTCCACTTTGGTTCTGAGAGACTATTTATCTCcgtctgtgctgtttttcttgtgttacTCTAGCTGAGAGGTTTGTTGTTAATTCTTCTGCTTAAACTATATTTAGGATTGGGCTACTTCTCTAATGCGTCACCTTATGAAAGAGCCTATAGCGCAATAAAACAGAATCAGAAAGAGTGCTCAAGAGAAGATTTACTCTCATGCGTGGGAAAAGGTTAAGAGGTTAAGAGAAGCATTTCTCATTTTGTGCTACTCTGCACTTTTGTTCGGTTTCCAGTTTAGTCTGTTTTCTTCATATTCAGTGCTGGTCAACGTACACCTTATGCATATATAAAATATCCAGAATGCAACCACCATCCATTTAACATACAAAAAATGGTTGCAATAACACTGACTTGTAACGATGGCTGTGCTGCAAATATGGTTtagcaaaaaaacaatgtgaaaaatatatttgcGTTCAATTTCAGAAACATGGAGAGCTTTTTAAGAATGTTCACAGGAAATAAATTGCTGCATTGTGATGACAGAGAGTGGCGAGCATTTCTATGTGGAATGCAGAGGAATGTTATTAGTGAATTATTaatgggaagaaaaaagaaacattttaatttggcTTTTGGGAGTCATGACCTAGAGGTATCGGTATGTGAGGAATCCAGtcttggaggaaaaaaataacaaaattggacatggtctgtgtgttttcatcttaaGGTTTAGTAAGGACATTCCAAACCCCCTGTGAGCAGGAAAAGGGAGAGTAAAGTCAAGTAAAGgattgaaaacacaaaatgacaataCATGGATGTGTGTATGAACACTGACCCCTGCTGGTGACACTTTCGACAATCAGAGATGTATCAATGAAGatatgatataaaaaatgtaaatatatttgaaacCATGCGTCAGAAGGTTTGGTTCAGTATCATTTAGACCCACTGATGGCTGTAATCAGAAGGGCTTAAGATTCATGTAAATTACAAGAAGAAAATTCTCAATATAATTCTTCTTAAGTAGAAATTGTCTGATGGTAAAAGAAACGTGACTGtataatgaacaaataaagacaaGCAATATAATACAGTCTGCCCACTGCTAATAATAGCCATGAGATCCAGTTGTTCATATATAACATACACTTGCCATTAAACAAAGATGCACCTGCCCCTCCCAGCTCTATAGCTGCTCGCCTGTCAACCATGAAACTAGCTGTGTGCATTTAGGGCACACTTGAGTGTCAGTTGAGACTAAATGACAGTAATTTTTCTATTCAAAGGTTTTCTATATTTCCTCTTCCACTCCCTCCCACGCACTAAGGTCAGCagccttttgtcttttgtgaTACCAGCTAACAAGCTCATAGCTCCAAGTATGTACTCCGCAAGTATGTGTGCAACATCAGGTTAGAGATGCTCGCAGGGCGTATATTGAATATTGCCAAGGATAGAGCCAACAGCCAAAAAAACATGtaggttttgttttgaatgtatGTAGCCTACTACACTGTGTAGTATCTTAATCTGATGGCAGTATACTGCTTGATCtacttttactgtgtttatatACCGTCACAGTTCGAGGGCTGCAAGAAGGCTTTCTCTCGACTAGAGAACCTGAAGATCCACCTGCGTAGCCACACGGGGGAGAAACCCTATCTGTGTCAGCATCCAGGATGCCACAAGGCCTTCAGCAACTCAAGTGACAGAGCAAAACACCAGCGTACACACTTGGACACAGTGAGTGGcagtgcagcacagacacacatgaaatTATGGtatttcaaagtgtgtgtgtgtgtgtgtgtgtgtgtgtgtgtgtgtctttgcctcTTTGTGGTGTGTTACAAGTTTTCATATATCTGTGGTTGAACAGAAGCCGTATGCGTGCCAGGTGCCTGGCTGTGCAAAGCGTTACACGGACCCCAGCTCCTTGAGGAAACACGTGAAATCCCACTCTACTAAAGAGCGACAGTCAAGGAAGAAGGTACGCACTAGCCCACAGCCCATGCTGTAACACATTTGATTGTTCTCAAATAGGAAAAACTGTAAACTAACACTTTCGTTTTTGAGAATATATTTTACTTACATCAAGTGCACCACTTTCAGATGGATTTGTTGTCTGATAAATTAAACATGGGCAAAGCGGAAGGCCTGATCTGAACACAAATCTGCAGCTAGAGGCAGATGATGTAGGTTTTAATTTAACTTGTGCAATGATGATAAATAACCATAAATGCTGGTAATGCCCTTTACATGACCACATCAGTTTATTGCTACTGTATCTCACCTCACATTGGTAACATCTTAACATAAAATGTGACGCATCAGCAATCGCACCATAACGCATTTCAAGAATAAAGCATGTAATGCCACTTTTGCTAAAAAGAAAGTTGAAAAGGAGGCTATGACACATAGGATTGTTCTATCAGTAAAACAATAGGATATCATGTCATATCAGACCAGTCTCATGTGTGTAGTATTGTATGGTACGGTATGGTATGTATGGTGGCAGCCTGGTGTCATTTACATGTGATTTAAAGGTGGTGAAGACAGTGGATTGCTGTTTGTAATGCACTGTAACATGGTACTTCTCAAGTCAGAGGGAACAGGTTCAACAacatgtgtgtgctgctgccttcagatgGCAGTAAGAATTTTATGAACTAAAGAAGAGATTTTCACAGACAGTATCAAGCTGTTGTGGACAACAGAAGACTGTAAGAATCACTCATACTAATTCAAAGATGTATGCAGATTGATTTGCCCACCGTTCtgatttaaacaaaataaacattcattGGCTGGGGAGCGATTAGTGCAAatggtttatttacattttaagcatCATCACGTCCTTCCTGCGTCTCCTTCTGAGACGTCTACGCTCAGCACAAAGTCTAAGACGACCACTTGGTTTCCACTGCCACATTTGAATGAACTTTTCACCTGTTTGTGCCTCTCTTCCCACCTGCGCACCGTGCGCTCTGCGCTTGGCAGCAAAATACCACTCAGGTGCCCAAAGCCAGTTTCAAGGTCAGGAAATTACCAAACTGCTGCAGTGTCGCTTGCGCTGGTTGTCGCATCGCCACAAAAATAGTGCCAACTAGGTTTATTAGGTATTTGCAGTCATAAATACATGTatgttgaaatatgaaatgttttctttgtcctttCAAAATCAGGTGATGGTACCGAGtatatacataaatgtatatatatatacatgtgtatataaaACCCAATTTATCTTAACTGTCATTAAATTACATCTGTGTTGTGtatgcagtcacacacaccaaGCTGCCATCAAACTTATGCTAACACTCCCACAGTGGGGTCACACAAAAATCCACATAATCATGATGTTTGTCATATCTCTGTCCTGCTTTCACTCCCTTTATTTTCCACTGGGTTACAGATTTTCACATAATAGCACTGTTGTGCTGCAGTTATTTGCGttatatttgcatgtgtgtgtgagattcaTGCTCTTTAGCTCTTACTGAGAGGTAAGTCACCATAGATACAGACAACGAAGGTGGGTAGTTActaaaaaaagtgacattttacaAAGTCTCCACATGCACAACCTCTGTCTTCTAAAACTCAAATAACCAATGTTTATTGTGACTGTGATTTCACTGATAATTTTCAAGATGGAGTGCATGTTATATTTGTTTCTTACTAAGACCACCactacagtatatactgtacagcAACCCTCTGTCAGCATGCTATAGCTCTTTCTTGTCTTGTCTCCAAAGCAAATTGTAGTAATAACTGACAACTGACTTTAAACTAGAGCCTAAAGAACAAGTGATAGGAATTTATAACCCC
Proteins encoded in this window:
- the glis3 gene encoding zinc finger protein GLIS3 isoform X1; the protein is MNCNYLNRLPHEHRTSEESVSAMSGKGCQLLVSPCNVSPSLSMIRGHQPKSIRIPLSPRQRSNLSPSLGMEKVKKGAIHSLASGKQSGSHVVLPTLSLRRQVLTTGKQLNMPTAPQQQQVPAHHPPTTTVTNTIQTGLSSSDNSFKGCPASGPAMEVFGQPAAANLTVISSPVTIVTGQPYPVGPAAPHPPSHLHSVTIPHTDARSLLSRESLASTTLSLFETQSMFSGRHDWPYGYRVLPPLGLPQCSTQASEGGEQLSISSGTAMSGTTISGGTSTSASLPSYLFAGDTGSPRPSRAKKRALSMSPLSDVMGTDFNSVIRTSPTSLVAYINGSRSSPASHATLSPVQSEGYGHFLGVRGRCIPQVHPYSMPGSSKAMAPQTECGRMQMLEEGGGLESQMANMVVEQQCLPEEGGALENTSESCSQTTNNLLPPLQLEPALLTTVHEASAPHGPPPPYHSHQHFHLSRRHCKIKPSYQDPLTQAPMAPPRHGMSFLPQVPMLEEEEGELEDYGAHCCRWLDCSAVYDQKEELVRHIEKLHVDQRKAEDFTCYWVGCPRNFKPFNARYKLLIHMRVHSGEKPNKCTFEGCKKAFSRLENLKIHLRSHTGEKPYLCQHPGCHKAFSNSSDRAKHQRTHLDTKPYACQVPGCAKRYTDPSSLRKHVKSHSTKERQSRKKMKSTADVTQDTLTDCLTIHPLQPSLSPLARIDNNLNPSPGASYESYSAAPQGQDSSSNPHLALLCSLQDNYSSSLGTRVGLALPPASLILPMGHPCRTTEI
- the glis3 gene encoding zinc finger protein GLIS3 isoform X2, whose product is MNCNYLNRLPHEHRTSEESVSAMSGKGCQLLVSPCNVSPSLSMIRGHQPKSIRIPLSPRQRSNLSPSLGMEKVKKGAIHSLASGKQSGSHVVLPTLSLRRQVLTTGKQLNMPTAPQQQQVPAHHPPTTTVTNTIQTGLSSSDNSFKGCPASGPAMEVFGQPAAANLTVISSPVTIVTGQPYPVGPAAPHPPSHLHSVTIPHTDARSLLSRESLASTTLSLFETQSMFSGRHDWPYGYRVLPPLGLPQCSTQASEGGEQLSISSGTAMSGTTISGGTSTSASLPSYLFAGDTGSPRPSRAKKRALSMSPLSDVMGTDFNSVIRTSPTSLVAYINGSRSSPASHATLSPVQSEGYGHFLGVRGRCIPQVHPYSMPGSSKAMAPQTECGRMQMLEEGGGLESQMANMVVEQQCLPEEGGALENTSESCSQTTNNLLPPLQLEPALLTTVHEASAPHGPPPPYHSHQHFHLSRRHCKIKPSYQDPLTQAPMAPPRHGMSFLPQVPMLEEEEGELEDYGAHCCRWLDCSAVYDQKEELVRHIEKLHVDQRKAEDFTCYWVGCPRNFKPFNARYKLLIHMRVHSGEKPNKCTFEGCKKAFSRLENLKIHLRSHTGEKPYLCQHPGCHKAFSNSSDRAKHQRTHLDTKPYACQVPGCAKRYTDPSSLRKHVKSHSTKERQSRKKMKSTADVTQDTLTDCLTIHPLQPSLSPLARIDNNLNPSPGASYESYSAAPQGQDSSSNPHLALLCSLQDNYRFVDPSPHQLFPGDSCGPCSSTCLPHPPNGTSLQNNRDLKQPSQPPELADHNPGFNVHSQAHDLAPHQDLHGGDFFTVVDHCTSTSQVSCIYTEG